The Triticum urartu cultivar G1812 chromosome 5, Tu2.1, whole genome shotgun sequence genome contains the following window.
GTACAATCTCTCTGGGTCAATCACTATTTGTCGATGATAGTTTGATCTTCCTGAATGCTCAAGTGCAAAGTGCTAATTGTTTGAATGAGGTCCTGCGAATTTACGCTGAGTGTTCGGGGCAAGCGGTGAACAGAGAAAAAAGTTCTATTTATTTCAGTCCAAATGCCTCACAGCCTGTCAGAGATGCAATGAAACATACACTAGGCATTCATATCGAAGCATTCACTAAAAGATACCTCGGTCTCCCCACAGTGGTCAGACGAATCACTAGCGGCACGTTCGATCACATTTGTGAGAGAAGTCGTAGGAAGATGCAAGGTTGGTCCAAGCGTAATTTTGCTTGTGCGGGAAGAGAAGTCTATCTAAAATCAATCATTCGGGACATTCTGCTCTATAGTATGATGAGTTGTTTTCAATTGACAAAACAAGTTTGCAAACAATTGACGCCGTAAATGGCCAAATACTGGTGGAGTAGCTCCATCGACAAGCACTCCTTACATTGGATATCATTGGACAAATTAGCTACTCCGAAAATTAAGGGGAGCATGGGGTTCCGTGATTTCGAGATGTTCGATCAGACTCTTCTCGAAAAGCAAGGATGGCGCTTGATCACCCATCTAGAATCACTATGCCCGCGTGTTATTAAAGGGAAGTATTTCCCATATTGTGATTTTATGCATGCCACAGCTCCTGGTTCATCATTAGCAACATGGAAGGCGATAATCGTTGGACGTACAACATTGCATACGGGCCTCTCAAGAGAGTTGGTGGTGGCTCCTCCATAGCCATTTGGGATTCCTGATACAACAATAGCCCATAGGGAGAATTGGCATTGAGCCTCTATCCTATGTCTCGGACCTCATTAATAGAAACGGGCAGTGGGATGTAGAGGTAGTAAGGAGGAATTTCTTCACAACTGATGCAGCTGCTATTTTGAATATCCTATTGCAGGCGTCCGGTGGAGAAGAGTCTTTGTGTTGGGCATTGGAAAGATTAGGTGAATTTCTTTCGAAACGGCATACTGCGCTCTTGTGAGTCGGAACAAGCATCACACTCTAGAGGAAGGGGCGGCAACAGGAACTTCAATGCCAGACATTCAACTTTGGTCTGCTCTTTGGAAGCTCAAAGTTACACCGAGAGTACGGGTGTTCTGATGGAGAGTTCTCTGGGGAATTTTACCCGACTATGACACACTCAAGCATCGCTACATTAGGCGTATAGCTCGATGTGATCTTTGTGAAGCAATGGATGAAAATCTGATGTATGCTCTTGTGTTCTGTTCCCGTGTTAGGAACTATTGGCTGGTGGCTCGAGAGGTTCTAGATGTCAAGCTACCACAATCCAGAAACTTAGGAAAAGGACATATTGCTTGACAAAATGTTTGTTGATGTGGATAGATCTAAGATCATTTCAGTGATGCATGCACAATAGACGGGCACATGGCGAGGACACCTTTGATCCAGTCCATGCAGTCAACAGAGAACGTGATGATTTATCAGCGCTGGGCATGCCTACGGGCGGTCATCGTACCTCAGAGAGTCAGTGCTGGAGGCCGCCAGAACCAGGATGGGTGAAGATCAATACGGACGGGGCTATAGATATTGATTCTCCTAACGAGGGTGAAGGAGGTGTTGCTAGATCACACATTTCTTTCCAAGGAGCTTGGAGCAGTCGCTTCCAAGGGTTTCCAATCCCTTCATATCGGAACTTCTAGCAGTGCGAGAAGCTGTGATGTTTGCCCAGCTGAGGGGTTTCTCGCATGTGATTATGAAAACAGATTGTTTAGAGGTTGTCAACCTTCTGGTCTTCACGACGCAATGCTTAAGAAATTGTGGCGCCTATCTTAAATGAAATAGGGGAGAGATCTTCTTCTTGATTCGTTATGTCATGAGGGAAGCTAACGCTCCGGCCGATTTATGTGCCAAATATGCTACTAGTCTTAGTAATACCGATGGATTGATGAAAGCTTGGGGTTCCTTGTTAGGACCCTTGTGGGCGATTAACCAAATTTTCATTATTAAGCAATAAAGATCCCCAAGTTTCCGAGTCAAAAAAGGAAAAGGCTTTCCTCCAACCGGCTGATCCAACCATTGCATCCGCGCGCACAACCGTCGGGTCGTACATGGATCGAATGGTCTTGTGCTCCTTTGGTTCCACCTATCTCTAGAAATATCCAGCTCCAACTAGAGCATCCCTATCATTTTGTGAGTCAACGTCCACCACTTATCCATCCACAATTCTCCACCGCTTCTCCCTCGAGCACTCAGTCATGGCGCTGCGATTATGTAGCCTCGCCACCGTGCCTGTTGCTTTACCGTACCTTGCTGCCGCTCTACATTGCTACGGGGCAAGCTGCCGCTACTGCAGGCCAGCcatcgtctctctctctctcaactgTGGCCATGGCTGCGCACATCGACCCTTTTAGCACCCCATGCGGGATGTCATGTGCCGCGAGCTTTCGCACGAAACGGCGGGCACGGCGGTGTTGCAAAACAACGACCGCGGTGGTATTTCCGTAACATCGTCTCCGTTGCAAAAAAAATTCTGCCAAAACAATCTATGTTACACAAATTTTCTGCAACTTGATCTCCGTTGCAAAAAAAATTTGCAACACGATCTGTATTGCAAAAGTTTCTGCAACATGATCTCTGTTGTAAAGGTTTCTACAGCATGATTGCCTTATATCGGCGGATCACACGCAAGCATCCGTCGGCTTGTTCGTACGACGCGTGTCTTGGCAGGGcaatttattttctttctttcaatCAACTTGGCCGCTGCTTGCTGCTCACTGTCCACTACAATGAGTTTCCGCATCATAGACTCGATTGCAGCAAAAATGCAACAAGACCTCTGTTTCAGAAAAAATAAATTTTCAGCAAGACCTGCAAAAAATTAAATTGCAACAAGACCTTTGTTACTTTTTTTTGAAACAAGACATTTGTTACAAAAGAAATATCTTGCAAAAAATTCTATAACATGACCTATGTTGCGGAAATTTCCCCGCAACACGACCTGTATTGCAATGATAAAAGGTGACGCTCTCTCAATTCGTTGGATTCAATGGCTTGTGAGACGGCGGACGCGTAGCAGCCGAATTATCACCCGAGGTTCTTTTTGCAACACATGTTGGGTTGCAATGAGGCAGGATCTATGTTGCAAAAAAGTTGtgtaaaaaaattcaaaaaaaattccgcAAAAGGACCTCTGTTGCAAAAATTTCTGCAACATGAGCTTTGTTGCAAAAGTTTTCGTAACATGACATCTGTTGCGAAAGTTTCCGCAACACCGTCATTGTTGCAATTGTAAAAACGTGTCTGGATCATAGGTTGACACTAGATCTAACGGCTGCCAAGCTGGCGgatatttaaaaaaaaatccgcTGGGCGACGCCTAGCGTCCCCCGTCAAAAAAAGACCCAAAAACTAAGAAGTCCCTGGTACTGTATATACTACTCGTTATATAGAAAATGGGAGATCAGAACCAATTCATCTCAGCCGTTTCTTCACGCCTGATTTAATCCAAGCCGTCCATGTCTGCCCTTAACTGAAGCTGTTGGGGACGAAGAGCTCAGACTCCCGACACGCGCGAAGGGCCCGGCGGCGCCTCGCCTGATGCGGCCACGCGGCGGCGGTCGCCCGCGACGGACGAGCGGCGAGCGGTCCTCCTCTGGTCCATGGCGTCGACGGGGCGCTGGAGCTGGACGGCGGCGCGGCAGAGGGGGCAGGTCGGCGAGGCGGGCGAGCTGCGGACCCACTCGTCGATGCAGGTCATGTGGAACCTGTGCCTGCACGCCAGCTGGGCCTCGGCCCTGGGGACGATGGCGCAGAGGCAGACGATGCAGTCAGCGGCCGCGAGCAGCGCGGGCGCCCGGCGGGCTGGGGCCGGCCCCGAGCGCGCGAGCGGGAGCAGCGCCGCGCCGGACGCGGAGGCTCGGCGGCGGttggcgcggcggcggaggaggcggtTGATGACGATCGACGCGGCGGCGATGAGGGAGATGACGCCGAGGATGATGAGCGCCGACCGGGCGATGGCGTGCGAGGCGGAGGCGGGCGGAGCCGGCGTCGGCGGCAGGGCGACGACGAGCACGGCGTACGGCGGCGCGGGTGGCGCGAGGGATGAGGCCAtggcggaggaggaggaagaggggtggCGCTTGGATTTCAAATTTCGGAAGCAGGAGGCTGGAGCTCGAGGTAGGCACGCGTGTGGGTTGTGGCGGTCGGGGTCGGGCTCGTGCGTTTGCTTGTATATATGGATGGATCATTGATCGGAGGCAGGGGGTCGATCGGAGGTCGATCGTCAGCTCTATCTGCTGTTCAGCGTAGAGGCAAGCCCGTCTGGCACTCAAATCTTTGATTGACTGCGACGAGCTGCGCTTCCCATCCAAATGAGCAGTGTTTGGTTTACTGTCAGTGCTGAGCAGCAAATGTTTTTCATTCACTGATCGTCTTCTGAATTCCCAGGTACTGAAATCTGAAGTCTGCAGCCTGAACCTGAAGAGGAGGGAATGCAAGCTAATATGTATGCGTGAAATGCTCCTACCAACCAACTGCATTCCTGCTGATCCAAGCTACTGCGGTGTTTCATCAATGGAGGGATGAATGGTCAGGTGTGCGGATCAACCCAGGAGGGAGGGTTGCATACAAGTGGGACAGTTTTTCTACTTAGATTGTACTACAAAATTGCATCAGGCCGGCGGCCGCATTTCGGTTTATCTTTTGTCGATGCTTTCGCAACTGATCATCGACTACGTCTGCCAGCGTCAGTGAAGCCCCAACCATGTGTGCGTATGTCGGGGGACTCTCTTTTCAGTGTAGTACAAGCCAGTTCATATGTTGATTGCAGTTCAGTGCAGGTTTAGTGTTTAGCTTTTGCCCCTCACAGAGCAAAATGCATCACTGCACTTGTCTCCCTGCAACAGACATAGCGGCTATGTCTTGCTGCATTTGGTTGGTTAACTTAAAGAGGGCCATGTTGGCATGTTGCTGCTCACTGAACTCAAGGTGGGGATGCAGAAATGGGACAGAGTAACAGACAGACCATAATCAGTTGCCATACCAAATCATTTGGTTTTTGTTCTCAGTTTGAAGATGAAGTAGAGTTATTTCGCCCACCGTTGATGTCCAAGTGTAGGGGTTGAGTGCCAGCCAACAATTCAGAACTAGAGCTTTTGCCTCTAGTTATTGCCTGTTCAGCAACTGTGTAACCAAGTGAGCTCGCCCCACTTCATTTCACTTACTAGTTATGCTTAGTAAGCCACATATGCAGAAAGAAGTAGAAACAAGTTGCAATCTTACACATTCCCTACCGGGGTTTTGACAGGATGCAATTTTGTAGTACAATGTAAGCAGAAAAATATTGACATCCAAAATATCAAACTTAATAAAAAATTGGGCATTTCTTCCATTTTTCTCTTGCAATGCTCGTTGTCAAAGTCTCGTTTGTTCCAGTGAGGGTTCCGTTGACGGTTGTCAATGATGAAGTCGGAGCCGTTGCCTCGTGGAGAAGTGACGACGGTGACACTTCATGACAATCTCAACGAAACAACGATGTTCTCTTCTTGACAACGTGTATCTCTTTACGCGGGTAGTCAGATCGGCCAGCGTTGCCCTATGAATTGCCGTGACGGTTTTCACTTGTTTTTTTTTTCACTAACTTTTTTAGGTGATTTTTTTCACTAACTAAAACGGGCAATTATAGAGACGAGGCAAATGATTCAAAGAAAGTGGTTACACTCCTCTTGTCAACCCGCTGACTTGCTGGGCGCAGTGGATCCCGTCGATCGCTTGCCCGATTGATCCACTCCAGATTTCCGACGCGCGCGGCGGCGGGCCCACCGACGGCGACGGAATTACCAAAGAAGACAGAATCCAGCCGGCTCACCAATCAAAATCCATCGCGAGTTCGCGacgacctctctctctctctccgcccACTCTGCTCCGCTCCCTCCTCCGCCGGCTTCCCTCAGACCCCGGCGCGGCCGCGCGCCGAGCCCTCCCTCCCGCCGGCGCCGGGAAGCCCGTCCCGGTGGAACAAGCGGCGCGGCCTCCCCCCGCTGGTCCGGCGCTTTCGCAGGCCGCCGGCGACCCGCCCGCCCAGGTTCAGGCTGACCTCTCCCACGCTACTGCTTAATTCGATTGTTCCGTGCCATGCTATTCTTCCGGAAGCAATCAAATCCATACCTCTGTTGTATTAGGCATTCCAATCCATCCAGACACCCAGTTGGTGCTGGGAGTTTTTGATCTGCTGTTCTGAATTTTCGGCCCGCGGCTCGTTTACCAGAGGTTTTGAGGGGTTCAGCTCTGAATCCGCTCCTGTGGTGAGAGATGAAGCTGGTGCCGAGGGAGGCGGAGAAGCTGGCGCTGCACGGCGCCGGCTTCTTGGCGCAGAAGCGCCTCGCCCGCGGCCTCCGCCTCAACTACACGGAGGCCATCGCCCTCATCGCCGCGCAGGTGAGGAACCGAGGATGCGAAACTCTCCGATGCTGTTTCCACAAGCCAATTCATTGGTTGAATAATACCTTGTTCTGCTTCCTGATACATACAGATTCTCGAGTTTGTTCGGGATGGAGACAAAACTGTAACTGACTTGATGGACTTGGGGAAACAGATGCTGGGCAGGTTCGTTTGTGCATTCAGTGCAGTAACCAACCTTTTGACCCCCTCTCCAGAAACTCCGCATCTCAGTATTATGCTTATCTCggggaaaaagaagaagaaggaatgtACACATTTTGAACTGCCTAGACAGATAAAAGAAAAGCATGATGTTGATGTTGGCTTCAGTGTCTCTTGACCAATTCTCTGGCTGAATTAGTGGAATCCGACTTTACTGAATATGCACTAGTTTATAATAGACACAACAGAATGCTAGCAAGCCTTCTCCTTATTTCTCATTTCACATGCATAAGCTACGCAAAGCTGGTGCCACTTGCTCACATCTTGCTTGAACTAAGGTTAGTTCAAAAccacgacacttattttggatcggagggagtagaAGATTCTCTGTTAGCCTATGACAGATTTGTTACTTCATAAATTATATCCGCTATCTAAGACTTTTGTTATGTGTGGGGAGCATTGTTTAAGATTTTCCTGTCACATTGTTTAAGATCATTGATTAAGTTACTGTACGTGATGCCGTTGCTGTTCTGTAACCTTATGCTCTGAGACTTTTACCTTTTTCTTGCCTATCAGGAGACAAGTTCTTCCGGCTGTTCCATACCTTTTGGACACTGTACAGGTTATTTCTTTGCTCATGCTATATGATATTGATCAATTTCCTCTGTCCTAGATCCTTGGTTTGTAATGATACAGGAAATAGTTATATTTATGATGCTAAGATTACAACTAACCATGTTCAGAAACAGGTTGGGGAAACCCTGTTAAACCCCTCCGGTTCAAAAATGCCACCTGAAACTATGGTTTGCTCGTGTACTACTCAAGTGCGTAGACGGTTGAACAGATGGTCAGATAACTGCCCTCTGTTTGAACAGGCAGCCAAAAAAAATGTAGATGGCTCTTTCGATGAGATGCATACCAAAATAAATACACTTCACAGGTCCAACTTGCCTACAGAATGTCTGTGATACAACCAAACACCTTAGGAGGTACCTTGAACTCTTGTTGACCCAagataagttctctttggagctTCATGCCAAGTATCCTGGATTATGCAGATTAGAATGTCTGCCTCTCATCAGCCATCCTTTATTTATAGTACTAAAGTTACAACTAGGCCATAATACGGGCTCTGATTGGACCCAGATACTAACTTTACAACAGTATGCTTGACAATTATGCTTGTTGCCATAATCTTTCAAAATAAACTCAATTATAACATCTTTTCTAGGTTGAAGGAACATTTATGGATGGAACAAAACTAATTACTATACATGACCCTATTTGTTCTGATGATGGAAATTTGGAGCTAGCTCTGCATGGTTCTTATCTCCCAGGTTGTCAACGCTGACCAACTCACTTGGTTTACTAATAGAAGTTTGTATTTTAAGTTGCATGCTTGTACAAATCTTAAAATACTGTACTTGTGGTAATCTGGCTCTTCTAGAAAGTTTTATTGAGTTATCAGTTTGAGAAACATTAAGAAGCAAAAAGGGTAACTGTACATAAATTATTAAATTGTTGCAGTACCTTCACTTGAAAAGTTTTCTGGGAGTGATGTTGAGGACTATCCTGGTGAAGTGCATTTCTGCTCTGGACGCATAATCCTCAACCTTCATCGCAGGGCTTTAACTCTGAAGGTTGTTAACAAGGCAGACAGGCCTATTCAGGTAAGCACATATGGATGTTTTTGTTTGGTGTCCTGACTGCAAATTTACAAATAACTTCTTATTCTATGACATTTTCATTTGATGGATCTTTTCCCCCGACTTATTTTCACAATTGGACCTATGCTTTAATGCCACTCCTTGTGGTACAACTGTGAGTACTATTCATTTAACAAGATCACTCCTACAGTCCTGCCACCCCTTGGAAATATCATAGCACTTTATCCACATGTAGCATAACATGGTGCTGAACCGGCAGCCGTGTAACAATGCTGTTACTTGTAACACTGCTAAAGGCAGTGAACAGCCGTCCTCCACAGTCCACACCACATTAGGTTGAACATGTAAATGTGTTAAAGAGCTAACAGCTTAATTAGGTGATGGAGTTAGCTGAATGGCTCTAGATACTAGGGAGACAATCGGGCCAACCCACTTACTTGGTGGTTCACTTCCACTTACTTGGGTTTTCACTTTGTACACATGCTATTTACATTATTGATCAAGCAAAAGAACTAAAATGGATCAATAGGTCGTCCTGATCCAAACTTGTATCCCTAGCTCTATCTAACACTGACTTATCCTCCTAAAGTTCTTTTTGGGAAATTAATTTCAGGTACATTCTTTATTTAATTATGTTGCTCAAATTCATGCATTAGTATAGCCATGTTGATCTTAACGGGTGCAAGCTGTTACTCTTGTTAAAACGGCTGTTGCATGCTGTGGTTCCTTTTCTTGAGTTTCCATCAATATTTTATTGCTCTTTTTCAGGTTAAAGTTACATTTTCTCCCTTTTACATACTGTTGTTACGATCCAATTGCCTTTTCTTTCCACATACTTTTCATAATACGTTCATTTTGCATCGCATTCAACAATCTCACGATTTTTATGGGGCTATACCGCCCTTTAAGATTCTGATGCTACTATAAGTTGTAGTTCATGAGAAAAAATAAATCCAAATTGTGTTTTGCAGATCGGGAGCCATTACCACTTTATAGAGGCCAATCCGTACCTGGTTTTTGATAGACACAGAGCCTATGGCATGAGACTGAATATACCTGCTGGAACAGCCGTTCGGTTTGAGGTTCTTTTATTCGATCCATCCTTTGGCATTTCCTGCTCTGTAGAGCCTAAAAATACATTTCAAGTACTAGGGATCCTACTTATTCTCACATATATTCCGCACATCCTACTTCTAAAATCCTCTAGAATCTGATTTCTTATTTATTTGTTTCAGCCAGGGGATGCAAAAGGTGTTACACTTGTAAGCATTGGTGGCCATAAAGTAATTAGAGGTGGAAATGGCATTGCTGATGGTGCTGTTGACAGTTCTCAGCTTAATGAGGTAATGCAGAAGATTACTGAGAATGGTTTTGGACATGAAGATTATCCGGATGCAAGGTTGTTTCCTTCACATTTAACTAATGGTAGAGGATAAATCCAACTTGTTGAATTTATTATGGCTTAGATGTTTACTTTTGAAACTTTGGTTGCAGCGAAGGTCTTATTGGTGACGGTACATTCGACTGCAGTGTTGATCATGAGAAATACTCTAGCATGTATGGACCTACAACTGGTGATAAGATTAGGCTTGGTGATACCGATCTTTTTGCGGAGATTGAAAAGGACTTTGCTGTTTATGGTGATGAGTGCATATTTGGAGGGGGGAAAGTTCTGCGTGATGGAATGGGACAATCCGCAGGGTATCCAGCATCTGCCTCCCTGGATACAGTTATAACAAATGCTGTTGTGATTGACTATACAGGAATATACAAGGCTGATATTGGTATAAAAGATGGGCTTATTATTGCCATTGGGAAAGCTGGAAACCCTGATGTCATGGATGGTGTGCACAGCAACATGATTGTTGGGGTAACAACATACCTGCACCTTTTAGATTGATTTAATAAATAAGAGGAGTACTTTTTAAATAGATTTCATGCTTGAAATCGTTTCCAGGTGAATACAGAAGTTATTGCTGCTCAAGGCATGATTGTAACTGCTGGTGGTATAGATTGCCATGTTCACTTCATATGCCCTCAGCTGGTAAATGAGGCAATTGCAAGTGGTAAAGTTCCTTAGTCTTTGCACCTATTAGTTGTTACCGAGGGAAATAAAATATCGATTTTAAAAGAAAAAGAATCCAGACACATCCAACGAAAACAATTTTCCAAAGTTGACTTTTATGGAGGAAAAGAAAAGAACAGGATGGGAGATTCAAGCCGAGCCCTGCATGATACCAGATCTAAGACCACAACAGATGTGCTTCTCTATCATAGTTTTAAATATAGTAATCATTCTATTTGAATGTTGTGCCTGAAGTCAAAGCGGGGTAATCTTTTTTGCCGGACTTGTGCTTTACTTGGGATGACCTGAGAATCCCCGAAATGTATTCCCTGCTAGTTGCTACAGACCTGCTAGTTACTAAAGACAAGGGACAGAGAATCACATC
Protein-coding sequences here:
- the LOC125511197 gene encoding urease isoform X1, translated to MKLVPREAEKLALHGAGFLAQKRLARGLRLNYTEAIALIAAQILEFVRDGDKTVTDLMDLGKQMLGRRQVLPAVPYLLDTVQVEGTFMDGTKLITIHDPICSDDGNLELALHGSYLPVPSLEKFSGSDVEDYPGEVHFCSGRIILNLHRRALTLKVVNKADRPIQIGSHYHFIEANPYLVFDRHRAYGMRLNIPAGTAVRFEVLLFDPSFGISCSVEPKNTFQPGDAKGVTLVSIGGHKVIRGGNGIADGAVDSSQLNEVMQKITENGFGHEDYPDASEGLIGDGTFDCSVDHEKYSSMYGPTTGDKIRLGDTDLFAEIEKDFAVYGDECIFGGGKVLRDGMGQSAGYPASASLDTVITNAVVIDYTGIYKADIGIKDGLIIAIGKAGNPDVMDGVHSNMIVGVNTEVIAAQGMIVTAGGIDCHVHFICPQLVNEAIASGITTLVGGGTGPAHGTCATTCTPAPSQMKLMLQSTDEFPINVGFTGKGNTAKPEGLSEIIMAGAMGLKLHEDWGSTPAVIDNCLSVAEAFDIQVNIHTDTLNEAGCVEHTIAAFKDRSIHTYHSEGAGGGHAPDIIKVCGVKNVLPSSTNPTRPFTSNTVDEHLDMLMVCHHLDKNIPEDVAFAESRIRAETIAGEDILHDMGAISIISSDSQAMGRIGEVIIRTWQTANKMKVQRGRLHGPGDSDPAKDNDNFRIRRYIAKYTINPAIVSGFSDFVGSVEAGKLADLVLWKPAFFGAKPELIIKGGAIAWANMGDPNASIPTPEPVMMRPMFGAYGKAGSSHSIAFVSKAAKEAGVASEYKLAKRVEAVGGVRHLSKLDMKLNDALPKIEVDPETYTVTADGEVLTCQPAATVPLSRNYFLF